Sequence from the Pedobacter sp. D749 genome:
TTGGGAAACTGAATTATTTTTGCCAGATCTTCAGATAAAAGCAGATCAGTATTGAAATGGTTACAAAGTCCCTGGATCCTTGCTGAAGTATTGAGCACATCTCCCGTAAAAATAATTTCTTTTTTAAGCGATCCGATTTCCCCGGTAGTTACCATACCGTAATGCAATCCCGCTTTGAAGCTTGGCAAGCAACCATACCTGTTGTTGTACTTTTCAGTTTCCTTTTCTAAAACATGTTTCATAGCAAAAAAGCACTCGATGCAATTATTGTTTTTTAACCCGTCTTTCAGCTTCCAGCATATAATCATTTCATCACCAGCATACTGATAAATCGTGCCGGCATAGTCAATAACTGCACTTGAAAGGTCAAAGAAATATTCTCTTAACATTTCGAAGTATTGGACATGCCCCAGCTTTTCGGCTATTGTAGTTGATGACTTCATATCCAGAAACATAAATATCCTTTCTTCCTGCACAGGTTGATGGTATGTTCCCAAAAAAAAATTACGCAGTGTACCCTGGCCCAAACTAGCGCTAAATTCAGCATAGAATTGGGTAATCAAAATTATTGCACCCATATAGATCATAATACCGATCATTGCGTAGTCAGTTAAAAAGGCCAAAGCTGGCGATGAAAGGATTTTGAAAGGATATCCTTTCTGTGTGTAAAGCACATTAATTAGCGTAATGACAGTAAGGAATGTGATTACAATGAACAGATAAATGACCGATTTAGATACAATTTTCCTGGTGAAGCTTTTTTTGATGAACCACTTGCTAAAATAACCAATCTCCAGGATCCCGGTAAGTATCCCCATGAGCATTCCTGCAGTCGGGATTGCAATTATACTTCTTCCAAAATTATAGGGAACACCGGTAGCTGGATAAGCGTCTAAATGGCCCATAATACCTTTTTCCAGTACGCAATAAACAAGGCTAAAGATAAACCACAATACGCCGAAAGGAATAACGCGTTCTATATTTCTTTTCGTTTTTGGTGACAGCATAGACTAGAATTTTATTTAAGCTCCATCTAAAAAGACCTTCCCGGCTTTTATTATAAGTTTAATATACTGGTGGCCAGTTCAAGGTACTGAAATATATTAAATATTTTCAGTTGGCCGATATCCCTTAAGATATTGTTTATTTCTTGACTTTTGACAAAACTGGTGTCGGTAATCTAGCTATTTTCATATTTTAGATATTCTGCGGGCAAATTAGAAATCCATTAGTGAGGATAAAAGGTTAAGACAATCCTTTTAAAAGAAGTTTCATACCTGCCAATGAAGTAAAATAGGCATTATGGAATACACCATTAAAATAAGGGATGTCAGAAAGTTCAAAGTTACAGGCTATTACAAAAGCCGAAGATAAGAAGTTAATCAGGCAGATCGTTTTCATCGTTTCGAATTAGTTTTTAGTGTTTAACATCAGTGTTAGCATTGCATCAAGGCAGATGCATTTGGGTATGTATTAATTGACTTGTAATCATTAAATTTGATAAGGCAAACATAACCTGCTTGCGGATCCCGGAATTGTAAGAAAACGAAATGAAGTAATGGAAGAAACGGACATAAATGAAGCATTATTTTTCGTAGAGCCACCTTTAGAAGATGTAATTACTAGCTTCTATCACATGCTGGTTGCCCCAGGCGGAACACCTATTACCAGGCATGTTTGTCCGAATTTGGAAATGATGTTGGTATTTAACTTTGGTGTACCTGTACGCATTTCCTTTCACAATAATCTTCTGGATACTGAAGTGATCAGTCGTAGCGCTGTAATCGGTCCGCTCCGACAGATGCTGAACTATGAACTGCTGCCCGGTGCAGATGCTCTGGTTGTTAATTTTAAGTTCAATGGTTTTCAGCGCTTGTTTGGCATGCCTTTAACGGGACTGACTGGCGAGGAACTGAAAGGTGCAGAGATTTTAAAGGATGATGGTCTTTTTGATCGCCTTTGGGAAGAATTAGCAGCCCTGCCTACAACAGAGCAAAAAGTGGGTTTACTTAAGCAGTCAGCCGTAGGTTTGTTAAAGGAAAACGATCAGGTACTGCAGACGATAATCAGTAACCTTGCCCAGTTTTTCGACCCCTGTGTTGATCCGGTAAAGGCTATAGCGGCTGATACCCGTCTTTCAGAAAGAAGTATTCAGCTGAAATTTCAAAAGCATACCGGCTATTCTGTTAAAGAGTTGCTGCGCTTTTTACGTTTTAAAGAAGTTATTGCGTATATCCTTGCCCGGAGCAATCAGAAGATAGCAATTTTTGACCTGATCACCAGGCACGATTACCATGACCAGAGTCACCTGATCAAAGACTTTAAGTATTTCTTAGGTCTTGCACCTCAACAGTTTATTAAAAACTTAAACAATGGAAGTTTCTGTGTAGTGAGTGATACCTATCCATCCCAGCCATAATATAATTATTCCAGCAGTGTATTACTTAGTTAGATTGAGGATGATCAGCCTGATCTGAAATAGCTACCTGAGGATATTTAATATAAGAAAATTGAGCAGCCATTTCGTTTTCTTACAATTTCCCCGCGGTCTGTTCCTATACATTTGTACTGTTCATTCAAATTAAACAGAGGCAAATATGGAATCACTTACAAAAAATGGAAACAGTATTCAGGATAATACTGAAAATCATCAAAACACTAAACATTTAGGACAAACCAGCTTCAATACGACAGAAGTAATTATGCCAGGCATCATTGAGCCGGACGGATTATTAGTTAGAAGCCGTGTACTAGATAGCCCTGCTGCCGGGCAGGTAATGGTAAAAATGGAAGCCAGCGGCATAGCTTTTGCCGAGCAGTCCATGCGCCGTGGCAGGTATTATGAGCAGCCCAAGTTTCCTTTCGTTCCGGGCTATGATCTTGTTGGTAGGGTGGTTGCAACAGGGCCAGGCGTTGACCCAGCTTTAATGGGTAAACGCGTAGCTGCCATGACAAAGATTGGGGGCTGGGCAAGCTATGTGCTGCTTTCGGCCAGCGATTTGCTACCTGTTCCTGAAGCTATTGATCCGCTCGAAGCTGAAACACTAATTGTTAATGGCATCACTGCCTGGCAAATGCTGCACCTAAAAGCCCAGATCAAGCGTGGACAAACGATCCTGGTTCACGGTGCCAATGGTGGAGTTGGAACAATTCTGACACAACTGGCCCTTTATGCCGGTGTTAAGGTAATTGGAACTGCTTCACCTCGTCACCATGAAACATTGCGGGCACAAGGCGTGCTGCCGGTAGATTATAACGATATTGATTTAGCGGGGAGTGTGCTTAAACTTTCACCCGGTGGAGTAGATTCGGTTTTTGACCATTTGGGCGGAGCGAGTTTTGCCAGGTCTTTTGGCCTGCTTGCTAAAGGTGGTGTACTTGTTTGTTATGCCATTGCCTCGGCATTGAATGACAAGGGTAATGTTTTGATCCCGTTTTTAAAAGTATTGATACAGTTAGGTTGGTGGAACATCATGCCTAATGGTCGCAAAGCCTATTTCTACAATATCTGGGATGGAAAAGGCAGCGAAGCTTTCCAGGAACAACTCAGGGAAACTTTTACGGAGCTCACCACTTTGCTCGCCAGTGGAGCGCTTAAACCGCAAATTGCTGCCCGGTTTCCCCTAGCTCAAATTACAGCGGCCATGAAATTGGCGGAATCACGGACGGCTTATGGCAAGGTTGTGCTTGTACCCTGAATTAAGGAGTTGTATTGTTAATATTAATGTGGTATTCGACTCCGCTACCATAGGCAGAATCACTAGCACGACCGTCATTCCCGCGCAGGCGGGAATCTTAAAGCACTTGCATTACGATTCCCAATCTAGTTGGGAATGACGATCTCGCGCAGCCTGCCATTTGCCAAAAAGATCTGTCTTTAATATTGATTTATGAATTAATTATCCTTCAGGATGACAATCTATATTTATGATTTAGCCTCACTGCGGTCGAAAAGACGATTTATCTTCAACTGTCATTTCTACTCCTTTGTTTTGTGAAAAAACGGACCAATCAGATTCAGCTACAATTAAACCTGTTTTGGTCACATTCTACTGATTATTACAAGGAGATTTGTATAAATGCAAAAGTCTGCCCGGCTAAATGCCAGGCAGACTCTTTCTTAAGGTATTAACCTTGCTGATCGCAAAGCCGGATCACTCTCTTAGAAACTTAGTGACATTGTACTGTTTCATTTGTGGCCGATTTAGTTAATGCGTGTAACCGTAGAAACCTTTACCATTGGAACATCAATTTTCTGCGGACTTTTTATTTGCAGTAAGGTGTTTTTTTGAATTGGAAAAAATACTTCAGTCATTGCAGTAAGTCCATTGTCTGCAAATAGCTCTACAGATGCTGCGTCAATGTATATCACTACCTTTTTGGTGGCCGCATTTGAAATTCTTGGCGAACTATATTTTTTTGCGAAATCTTTCTCGAAACTACTATTTCCGGCATGACTGCGGTCAATAAAATAACCTTTATCCTGTTCGAAACCGATAATAAGCTTCTGGTTTTTTCCATCTCCAAGTTCAATGCTGAAGTCGCCCGGACTATTAACCTGCATCTCAATCTTAGTACCTTTCCCATCTTTTAAACCTGCTGAAAGATCTAACGAATTAATTCCAGTCAATTCTTTGCGTTCAAATACCACTTTCTCCAGCTTAGATACTTCATTAACAGGAGTAGAAGCAAGATAAATCTCTTGACCAACTTTTTTAAGGGTCAAATCGCGGGGTAGGGTGGTTGCGCCTCGCCAGGATCCGGTAGGTATGACATTGGCATAGTTCCAATTGTTCATCCATCCCATCAGCACTTTTCTTGTTCCGGTATTGGAAAAAGTAACACCCGCATAATTGTCAGTGCCGTAATCCATCCATTTTTGCTTTTCAGCATCTGGTTTAAAAGTTTTTCCGTCAAAATCACCGGTAAAATACTGTGTGGCTGAACCACCATTAGGCCCGCCCGGATTGATGCTCACCAGGAGTACCCAATGTGTTTTGCCGTCAAGTTCGAGTGGAAATAAGTCAGGACATTCCCAAACGCCACCATGAGCACCCAGCTTTTCGCCAAACTCGCTTTCCTTGCTCCATTTCTTTAAATTAGGAGAGGAATAAAATGTGATCCGGTCTTTTGTGGCCAAGGTCATGATCCATTTTCCGGTAGCGGCATGCCACATTACTTTTGGATCTCTGAAATCCCAGATGCCGGGATTTGGAAGAACAGGATTTCCAGCGTACTTCGTCCAGGTTTTACCTTCATCAAGACTATAAGCGAGACTTTGATATTGGTGAAGCCCTGTCTTCTGATCTTCAATTTTCTTGTTGTGATGAGTAAAGATTGCGACCATCGCATTTTTACCAAATCCCGCCGTATTATCCTTATCTATGACCGCGCTACCAGAGAATATCGTTCCAAGGCTGTCCGGATATAGCGCTATCGGCTGCTCTTCCCAGTGGATCATATCCTTACTTATTGCATGCGCCCAATGCATGGGCCCCCAAATAGTGGA
This genomic interval carries:
- a CDS encoding medium chain dehydrogenase/reductase family protein, with the protein product MESLTKNGNSIQDNTENHQNTKHLGQTSFNTTEVIMPGIIEPDGLLVRSRVLDSPAAGQVMVKMEASGIAFAEQSMRRGRYYEQPKFPFVPGYDLVGRVVATGPGVDPALMGKRVAAMTKIGGWASYVLLSASDLLPVPEAIDPLEAETLIVNGITAWQMLHLKAQIKRGQTILVHGANGGVGTILTQLALYAGVKVIGTASPRHHETLRAQGVLPVDYNDIDLAGSVLKLSPGGVDSVFDHLGGASFARSFGLLAKGGVLVCYAIASALNDKGNVLIPFLKVLIQLGWWNIMPNGRKAYFYNIWDGKGSEAFQEQLRETFTELTTLLASGALKPQIAARFPLAQITAAMKLAESRTAYGKVVLVP
- a CDS encoding helix-turn-helix domain-containing protein translates to MEETDINEALFFVEPPLEDVITSFYHMLVAPGGTPITRHVCPNLEMMLVFNFGVPVRISFHNNLLDTEVISRSAVIGPLRQMLNYELLPGADALVVNFKFNGFQRLFGMPLTGLTGEELKGAEILKDDGLFDRLWEELAALPTTEQKVGLLKQSAVGLLKENDQVLQTIISNLAQFFDPCVDPVKAIAADTRLSERSIQLKFQKHTGYSVKELLRFLRFKEVIAYILARSNQKIAIFDLITRHDYHDQSHLIKDFKYFLGLAPQQFIKNLNNGSFCVVSDTYPSQP
- a CDS encoding adenylate/guanylate cyclase domain-containing protein is translated as MLSPKTKRNIERVIPFGVLWFIFSLVYCVLEKGIMGHLDAYPATGVPYNFGRSIIAIPTAGMLMGILTGILEIGYFSKWFIKKSFTRKIVSKSVIYLFIVITFLTVITLINVLYTQKGYPFKILSSPALAFLTDYAMIGIMIYMGAIILITQFYAEFSASLGQGTLRNFFLGTYHQPVQEERIFMFLDMKSSTTIAEKLGHVQYFEMLREYFFDLSSAVIDYAGTIYQYAGDEMIICWKLKDGLKNNNCIECFFAMKHVLEKETEKYNNRYGCLPSFKAGLHYGMVTTGEIGSLKKEIIFTGDVLNTSARIQGLCNHFNTDLLLSEDLAKIIQFPNNYIITSVGDNVLKGRSKSTELFSISRRIK
- a CDS encoding glycoside hydrolase family 32 protein; amino-acid sequence: MEIKRILYFGLLIASFFYGCTSTRMVHQKSADTEPYRPKYHFTPKAHWMNDPNGMVYLNGKYHLFFQYNPDSTIWGPMHWAHAISKDMIHWEEQPIALYPDSLGTIFSGSAVIDKDNTAGFGKNAMVAIFTHHNKKIEDQKTGLHQYQSLAYSLDEGKTWTKYAGNPVLPNPGIWDFRDPKVMWHAATGKWIMTLATKDRITFYSSPNLKKWSKESEFGEKLGAHGGVWECPDLFPLELDGKTHWVLLVSINPGGPNGGSATQYFTGDFDGKTFKPDAEKQKWMDYGTDNYAGVTFSNTGTRKVLMGWMNNWNYANVIPTGSWRGATTLPRDLTLKKVGQEIYLASTPVNEVSKLEKVVFERKELTGINSLDLSAGLKDGKGTKIEMQVNSPGDFSIELGDGKNQKLIIGFEQDKGYFIDRSHAGNSSFEKDFAKKYSSPRISNAATKKVVIYIDAASVELFADNGLTAMTEVFFPIQKNTLLQIKSPQKIDVPMVKVSTVTRIN